One part of the Pogoniulus pusillus isolate bPogPus1 chromosome 34, bPogPus1.pri, whole genome shotgun sequence genome encodes these proteins:
- the CRH gene encoding corticoliberin has protein sequence MKIPLLVSTGILLVALLPCQECRALSKSPGAAHGALPQPDFFQQQQQQQTLPVLLRMGEEYFLRLGNLNKRPAGSFSTSSISTSHLQPEASASNFFRAAVPELPERSLGTPEEGEAEGEAVEREKRSEEPPISLDLTFHLLREVLEMARAEQLAQQAHSNRKLMEIIGK, from the coding sequence ATGAAGATCCCGCTGCTGGTCTCCACGGGAATCCTGCTGGtcgccctcctgccctgccaggagTGCAGAGCCCTCAGCAAGAGCCCGGGAGCTGCCCACGGGGCTCTGCCCCAGCCAGAttttttccagcagcagcagcagcagcaaactctgcCCGTCCTGCTCCGCATGGGAGAAGAATATTTCCTGCGCCTGGGCAACCTCAACAAGAGACCCGCGGGCTCTTTCTCCACCTCCTCCATCAGCACCAGCCACCTACAACCCGAAGCCTCCGCCAGCAACTTTTTCCGGGCGGCGGTTCCAGAGCTACCCGAGCGCTCGCTGGGGACCCCCGAGGAAGGCGAAGCCGAGGGcgaggctgtggagagggagaagcGATCCGAGGAACCCCCTATTTCTCTGGATCTGACTTTCCACCTCCTGCGAGAAGTCTTGGAGATGGCCCGAGCCGAGCAGTTGGCGCAGCAAGCTCACAGCAACAGGAAACTGATGGAGATAATCGGGAAGTGA